A window of Fibrobacter sp. UWH6 contains these coding sequences:
- a CDS encoding DUF4321 domain-containing protein, producing the protein MSHKNTFARLVLFIVLGLIIGGVLGECLGVLFGQLGELMNAGGYNNIVHNVFVTAFPFNIGFPDKPEPVVLDLYMIKIAFGVGFKINFASIIGMVVGIYIMKWSGER; encoded by the coding sequence ATGAGTCATAAGAATACATTTGCACGTCTCGTGCTTTTTATTGTACTGGGCTTGATTATCGGCGGTGTCCTGGGAGAATGCCTGGGAGTGCTGTTCGGTCAACTCGGTGAATTGATGAATGCGGGTGGTTACAACAATATCGTTCACAACGTGTTTGTTACAGCTTTTCCCTTTAATATCGGTTTTCCCGACAAGCCGGAACCCGTGGTTCTTGACTTGTACATGATCAAGATTGCCTTTGGCGTTGGCTTCAAGATTAACTTCGCCAGCATCATCGGCATGGTTGTCGGCATCTACATTATGAAATGGTCCGGAGAAAGGTAA
- the gatA gene encoding Asp-tRNA(Asn)/Glu-tRNA(Gln) amidotransferase subunit GatA has translation MITIEELQAQLASGATTSVKLTEEALAKVEATKNLNAYISVLNERALEKAAESDKRRAEGKTLGALDGIPVAIKDNMCLVGTRTTAASKILENFVAPYTATAVEKLEAAGAIIIGKTNMDEFAMGSSNETSYFGPVKNPLDETRVPGGSSGGSAVAVASGTVACALGSDTGGSIRQPAACTGVVGLKPTYGRVSRYGLLAYASSLDQIGPFGSTVKDAAILMNAIVGVDPHDNTTSTRPAEDFTAKLDAGVKGKVIGVPKEYFAEGLDPECKAAIEAMLKKLEAEGATIKEVSLPNIGNAVSSYYIIATAEASSNLSRYDGVRYGYRSKDARKLIDLYSMSRSEAFGKEVQRRILLGSYVLSAGFYDAYYVQAQKVRRLITDDFNKAFEECDVIASPTMPGLPLKCGMNESDPMAVYLSDIYTVSLNLAGLPGVSVPCGMAGGLPVGLQWIGKPFQEADLLSVAAATEKLAK, from the coding sequence ATGATTACTATTGAAGAATTGCAAGCTCAATTGGCTAGCGGCGCCACAACTTCTGTGAAGCTCACTGAAGAAGCTCTGGCTAAGGTCGAAGCTACTAAGAATTTGAACGCCTACATTTCCGTTCTCAACGAACGTGCTTTGGAAAAGGCTGCTGAATCCGACAAGCGTCGCGCCGAAGGCAAGACCCTGGGTGCTCTTGACGGCATCCCCGTCGCCATCAAGGACAATATGTGCCTGGTCGGAACCCGCACCACCGCCGCTTCCAAAATTCTTGAAAATTTCGTGGCCCCCTACACCGCTACCGCTGTCGAAAAGCTGGAAGCTGCAGGCGCCATCATCATCGGTAAGACCAACATGGACGAATTCGCCATGGGTTCTTCCAATGAAACCTCTTATTTCGGTCCTGTTAAGAACCCTCTGGATGAAACCCGCGTTCCGGGTGGTTCCTCCGGTGGTTCTGCCGTAGCTGTTGCCAGCGGTACCGTCGCCTGCGCACTTGGTTCCGACACTGGTGGATCTATCCGTCAGCCCGCCGCCTGCACTGGCGTCGTGGGTCTGAAGCCCACCTACGGCCGCGTTTCCCGTTACGGTCTGTTGGCCTACGCCAGCTCCCTGGACCAGATCGGCCCCTTCGGTTCTACCGTCAAGGACGCAGCAATCTTGATGAACGCTATTGTTGGCGTTGACCCCCATGACAACACCACCAGCACCCGCCCCGCAGAAGACTTTACTGCAAAGCTGGACGCTGGCGTGAAAGGCAAGGTCATTGGCGTTCCTAAGGAATACTTCGCCGAAGGTCTTGATCCTGAATGCAAGGCAGCCATCGAAGCCATGCTGAAGAAGCTGGAAGCCGAAGGTGCCACCATCAAGGAAGTAAGCCTCCCCAACATCGGCAACGCAGTTTCCAGTTACTACATCATTGCAACTGCAGAAGCTAGCTCCAACCTTTCCCGCTACGACGGCGTTCGCTACGGTTACCGCAGCAAGGATGCCCGCAAGCTGATCGACCTGTACTCCATGAGCCGCAGCGAAGCTTTCGGTAAGGAAGTGCAGCGCCGTATCCTCCTGGGTAGCTATGTGCTTTCCGCAGGCTTCTACGATGCCTACTACGTTCAGGCTCAGAAGGTCCGTCGCCTCATTACCGACGACTTCAACAAGGCTTTCGAAGAATGCGACGTAATCGCCAGCCCCACCATGCCGGGTCTCCCGCTGAAATGTGGCATGAACGAAAGCGACCCCATGGCCGTTTACTTGAGCGACATCTACACCGTTAGCCTGAACCTGGCCGGTCTCCCCGGCGTAAGCGTTCCTTGCGGTATGGCTGGCGGCCTGCCCGTTGGCCTGCAGTGGATCGGCAAGCCCTTCCAGGAAGCCGACCTGCTCAGCGTCGCTGCTGCAACTGAGAAGCTTGCAAAGTGA